From a region of the Helianthus annuus cultivar XRQ/B chromosome 5, HanXRQr2.0-SUNRISE, whole genome shotgun sequence genome:
- the LOC110944104 gene encoding uncharacterized protein LOC110944104, which translates to MDRTEEDMKLVGFFGIFKQSFKTIFSSKKIFAQITLAFILPLAIIFIIQMEISHRFFWRIDNNSLPYDTNGSRKAIAIDWLYYALFQFVYFIFLTIFSLLSTAMVVFTIASIYTTREVIFRNVMKVIPKVWKRLCVTFIFIYIAQFIFDVIGGVALAIIGVIFVYSGIVGAVVFIIILILYVYGFLYLSVVCQLASVVTVLENIHGFNALKKGKVLANGKKKVGMGIAFVLYGILLGLIYVYKWFVQYGDDISGLGLIWRVLIGILCGVLLMKLFLVFIVTQMVLYLVCKSYHREAIDKLSLLTFLEAYMGETVVYPGPGEEIQLGRPRPPSEQV; encoded by the coding sequence ATGGATCGAACCGAAGAGGATATGAAACTCGTCGGGTTCTTCGGCATATTCAAACAATCATTCAAAACAATcttctcatcaaagaaaattttCGCGCAAATCACTCTCGCTTTCATCCTACCTCTCGCAATAATTTTCATAATTCAAATGGAAATCTCACACCGTTTCTTTTGGAGAATCGACAACAACTCGTTACCATACGATACCAATGGTTCACGCAAAGCAATCGCCATCGATTGGCTCTACTACGCGCTATTCCAATTTGTGTACTTCATTTTCCTAACCATCTTTTCTCTCCTCTCTACCGCTATGGTCGTGTTCACCATTGCCTCAATCTACACAACCCGTGAAGTCATTTTTCGTAACGTAATGAAAGTCATACCGAAGGTATGGAAACGACTTTGCGTTACTTTCATATTCATATACATTGCGCAATTCATCTTCGACGTAATTGGCGGTGTTGCTTTGGCTATTATTGGAGTTATATTCGTTTATTCGGGTATAGTCGGGGCCGTGGTTTTTATCATCATTTTAATTTTATACGTATACGGGTTTTTATACTTGAGCGTTGTTTGTCAACTGGCTAGTGTTGTTACGGTTCTCGAAAACATTCATGGATTTAACGCGTTGAAAAAAGGTAAGGTTCTGGCGAACGGGAAAAAGAAGGTGGGAATGGGGATTGCGTTTGTGTTGTACGGAATTTTGTTGGGGTTAATATATGTGTACAAGTGGTTCGTTCAATACGGGGATGACATTTCTGGATTAGGGCTGATTTGGCGAGTGTTGATTGGGATATTATGTGGAGTTTTGCTTATGAAGTTGTTTTTGGTGTTTATTGTGACTCAAATGGTGTTGTATTTGGTGTGTAAATCGTATCATCGGGAAGCGATTGATAAGCTGAGTTTATTGACGTTTTTAGAGGCTTATATGGGGGAGACGGTTGTGTATCCCGGACCCGGTGAGGAGATTCAACTCGGACGCCCTCGACCTCCATCTGAACAGGTTTGA